In one Pseudophryne corroboree isolate aPseCor3 unplaced genomic scaffold, aPseCor3.hap2 scaffold_1488, whole genome shotgun sequence genomic region, the following are encoded:
- the LOC134998294 gene encoding gastrula zinc finger protein XlCGF57.1-like — MLSPDCDIKDNDSRQDSPGDNPITPIIHPALSADPSDPGKCSPDHSDIGAFVTALRLDTVFPCSVDAKCFTQNTKLITHHPAKAGERPLICSECGKCFTKKSALVTHQRSHSGERPYSCSECGKCFTQKSSLVTHQRSHTGETPCSCSECGKCFAWKSDLVTHQRSHTGEKPFSCSECGKCFAFKSVLVKHQKSHSGEKPFSCSECGKCFTQKSALVTHQRSHTGEKPFSCSECGKCFAWKSDLVTHQRSHTGEKPFSCSECGKCFAFKSVLVKHQRSHTGEKPFSCSECGKCFAWKSHLVTHQRSHTGEKPYSCSECGKCFTQKSALVPHQRSHTGEKPFSCSECGKCFAWKSDLVTHQRSHTGEKPFSCSECGKCFAFKSVLVKHQKSHSGEKPFSCSECGKCFTRKSDLVTHQRSHTGEKPFSCSECGKCFAFKSVLVKHQKSHSGEKPFSCSECGKCFTQKSALVTHQRSHTGEKPFSCSECGKCFAWKSDLVTHQRSHTGEKPFSCSECGKCFAFKSVLVKHQRSHTGEKPFSCSECGKCFAWKSHLVTHQRSHTGEKPYSCSECGKYFTQKSALVPHQRSHTGEKPFSCSECGKCFAQKSHLATHQRSHTGEKPFSSCERNKSALVEHIRHYPSTELFKSSGV; from the coding sequence atgttatccccggattgtgacataaaagataatgacagtagacaggattctccaggagataaccccattaccccaattatacatccagctctatcagctgatccctctgatcctgggaaatgttctcctgatcactctgatattggagcatttgttacagctctgagattagatacagtgtttccatgttctgtagatgccaaatgttttacacagaacacaaagcttattacccatcatccagctaaggcaggtgagaggccactgatatgttctgagtgtgggaaatgttttacaaagaaatcagctcttgttacacatcagagaagtcactcaggtgagaggccgtattcctgttctgagtgtgggaaatgttttacacagaaatcatctcttgttacacatcagagaagtcacacaggtgagacgccgtgttcctgttctgagtgtgggaaatgttttgcatggaaatcagatcttgttacacatcagagaagtcacacaggtgagaagccattttcatgttctgagtgtgggaaatgtttcgcatttaaatcagttcttgttaaacatcagaaaagtcactcaggtgagaagccgttttcctgttctgagtgtgggaaatgttttacacagaaatcagctcttgttacacatcagagaagtcacacaggtgagaagccgttttcctgttctgagtgtgggaaatgttttgcatggaaatcagatcttgttacacatcagagaagtcacacaggtgagaagccattttcatgttctgagtgtgggaaatgtttcgcatttaaatcagttcttgttaaacatcagagaagtcacacaggtgagaagccgttttcctgttctgagtgtgggaaatgttttgcatggaaatcacatcttgttacacatcagagaagtcatacaggtgagaagccgtattcctgttctgagtgtgggaaatgttttacacagaaatcagctcttgttccacatcagagaagtcacacaggtgagaagccgttttcctgttctgagtgtgggaaatgttttgcatggaaatcagatcttgttacacatcagagaagtcacacaggtgagaagccattttcatgttctgagtgtgggaaatgtttcgcatttaaatcagttcttgttaaacatcagaaaagtcactcaggtgagaagccgttttcctgttctgagtgtgggaaatgttttacacggaaatcagatcttgttacacatcagagaagtcacacaggtgagaagccattttcatgttctgagtgtgggaaatgtttcgcatttaaatcagttcttgttaaacatcagaaaagtcactcaggtgagaagccgttttcctgttctgagtgtgggaaatgttttacacagaaatcagctcttgttacacatcagagaagtcacacaggtgagaagccgttttcctgttctgagtgtgggaaatgttttgcatggaaatcagatcttgttacacatcagagaagtcacacaggtgagaagccattttcatgttctgagtgtgggaaatgtttcgcatttaaatcagttcttgttaaacatcagagaagtcacacaggtgagaagccgttttcctgttctgagtgtgggaaatgttttgcatggaaatcacatcttgttacacatcagagaagtcatacaggtgagaagccgtattcctgttctgagtgtgggaaatattttacacagaaatcagctcttgttccacatcagagaagtcacacaggtgagaagccgttttcctgttctgagtgtgggaaatgttttgcacagaaatcacatcttgctacacatcagagaagtcacacaggtgagaagccattttcatcctgtgagagaaataaatccgctcttgttgaacacattagacattacccaagtacggaactatttaaatcttctggagtataa